The Brachypodium distachyon strain Bd21 chromosome 4, Brachypodium_distachyon_v3.0, whole genome shotgun sequence nucleotide sequence AATATTCATGTTGTACAAATTGGTCTAGCTCCATGTGATTAACTACTTCTGTCAGCTTAGAAATGACAAAGTCATTCTTCtatacatgcatatgcattcttttttacttgttgagttgttttctttttttcctcctcgTCCCCTCGTCTTCTTGTACAAACTAATCAACAACTGAATTAACTCGAAGAGCATGCTTGCGCAAATGGATCAGTTCGGAGAAGCTTCAGCATGTGTAACAAGATGAATTGGTCGAGGGCTAATGAATGAGCTATCACAACGAAACAACaagcaagaaaaatgaagatgAGACTATAGGACCGGGAGCAATTAGATCTGAGAATGGGAGAAGGAAGCTAGCTCCAGGCTTGGGTTGGTACTCGTGGAGGGCGTCCACCACGGGATTTGGGCGCCTCCATGGAGTTGTTCGCCTGTGACTGCCATCGTCTCAAGGTCCAACCAGAGCCAGCCCCGTTCAGATCCCATGGAGGCAAGTTGGGTAGCGCGCGCAACGCATTGTGTCCCGACAACGGCGCCCTCCCGAAGTATTGTCCGGCCAGCCACCACCGGTAAGCAACTAAGGACCGTTGGGCTGGGCCTTGCAACTGTCGAGCCCTCTTCAAACAACAGTTGCAGAAGCATATTCTCCTCGCCCCCCACCCGTAGCCGGTGAAACGGTGGGGGAGGGGGAACCATGGccctcttcgccgccgcccatcgaGCCGCCCCCAACCTCCCACTGGGGCCTCCTTCGCCTCCCCCATTGTCCTACGCACCCCGGCCACTGGCGTGGTCTCTCTGTCCTGGATGGCACTCCCCATCCACCTCCCGCGACGCCACCCCCTCACAAGATAAGATAGGGTATTTGCGCTTTTCCCCTTGTATGTGCGTTCATATCTCACTGTTGTTGTACTTCATGGAGAAGCCATATCCATACTGCTTACTGCTTAGGGTGAAAACCACCTGTTTTCTCTGGGCAGAAAGGTTatcctttcccttctttttacTGGCTAACCTTGTCAACCAGTAAATAGTTCTTGGTTTCAGACTACAAAATGGATACTTGGTCAAATTAGAAACTGAATTGCTTGATAACCATATGGTCACATTAATTATGTAGCTCTAGTTGGTGTCATGGTTACTGAACTTGAGAAAATTGTATTGTTGGTTACCTGGCTTAACTAGGGCCTGAGAGAGCAAGGGCCTGCTGTTTGGAAAATGTGAGGTTTGCACTTTCCTCTTGCATGATTttgttcctcttcttttttcttgtgttgAAAGTAGCTCAAGCAGAAGTGACGAAAATGGTTTGTGGCCGCTGGCTATTGTGCCCTGTAAATGCATAAGCAAACACGTCAATTTTAGAATGTGTTCCTCCTGATTTTGCTTCCATCCGTGGATAAAGGTTCAACAATGAGGCTGTGTGGAATATTTGATGCTGATTGTAGATTCCCCAACATTCTCATACTCTGCGACATCTATGATTCCCCAACTCCATAACAGTGGCAGGTGGAGCTTCTGTCTaccatgtttgttgatttgacTCAACACGTGCAGAGAATGTATGCCCTAGAGTCACGAAACACTCAATATCATAGTTGTTGTAAAAACACACACTCAATCATAGTTCAAtgataagattttttttccccttcagTAATTCAATTCAATGAATCAGATTGATGATTCTCACGTAAACATATTGCTCCATACGTTTGGGTTTATCTTAGGTTTTTAAGTAGGCATAGAATTTTGAAGGAATTTTATGTTTGATAGGAAGTTGGGTGAAAACTACCTGTTTTCTCTCTGCAGAAAGGTTATCATTTCCCTTCTTTTTACTGGCTAACCTTATGAAGGGTAGGCATTTTCTTGTAATAATAGTTCTTGGTTTCAGACTACAAAATGGATATGGATACTTGGTCGAATTTAAAACTTAATTTCGTAATAACCATATGGTCACATTAATTATGTAGCTCTAGTTGGTGTCATGATTACTGAACTTGAGAAAATTGCAGCGGCAGGAGTTGGGGATTGCCATCGCAACCAGCGGCCTAAGCAACACCACCACCTTCTGTAGCAGGATGACCTCCTGTGTATGTCCTCTATGTGCTTTTTAATGTCACTATTGTTATTACTGTTTTCATGTCTCATGCATGTAACTCTGCATTGTATACTGAGCATAAAGGCTACCCTTTCTCTTCAGGTTAACCTTGTGACCGGTGtgcattttcttcttgtaATAATAGGTGTTTGTTTCAGACTTGTAATGAATACTTGGTCAAACTAAAGAACTTAATTACTTATGAAGTTCTTGACCATATGATACATTAATTATGTTTACATTATAACATTGAAAATAGTAACATCAATATAGACCCTATTGTAGCCTTAATTGGTATCATGATTATTGAACTAGAGAGAATTTCAGCTGCAGGAGTCGGGGATTCGAATCATGAGTGGCGGCCCACGCGACACCACCACTTTCTGTGACGGAACTTCTTGTGTACTTCCTTTGTGCTCTTTAATCTGACTAGTGTTGTTACTGTCTCCCTATGTGTACATGCAACTCTGTTCTGCATTGCATATTTATATGGGTAATTATCTAgcttatgtgttacaaaaataaaattaatatATTAAATTATGTGGTacttatttgttttttgttgcaGGAGGTTAGGGATGGAGGTTATGCAATGACTTGGAGGAGAGGCAGCGAACTACCTGCACATGTTTGTCGCGCGACTAGCTGCCTCTTTGTATCGAGACACCAATTCTCCTCTACTCCAAGCTGGGACTTGCCTGTGATAGGGCAACTGATGTAAGATAGCCTTAAACTTGGGAGAATGTCATATTTATATGAGCAGGATTTATAACCGTGTCTTTGAACTCATTAAGACGGTGTGTTTAGTACATTTGGTAATTACTAGGTTTTTTTGGGCAGAACTTAGAAGCCGTTGGATATGTATTTGTACATTTGATCTCTTGTAGGTTTATTACAACACagaattgtttttttaggcAGAACTTAGAAGCTGGTGGATATGGTTTTATACATTTGATCTCTTTCTCTTGTAGGAGCATTACAATAGATAATTGGGTTTTTTGGGCAGAACTTAGAAACTGCTGGATATGTTTTTATACATTTGATCTCCCTCTTTCTTATAGGCTTATTACAACAGATAATTGGGTTTTTGGGCAGAACTTTGATGGTGCTGGATATGTTTTTATATATTTGATATTTCTCTCTCCAGTAGGCTTATAACAACAGATAATTGGTTTATTTTGTTGGCAGAACTTAGATAATTGGTTTTTTGGGTAGAACTTAGAAACTGCTGGATATGTATCTCCCTCTCTCTTATAGGCTTATTACAACAGATAATTGAGTTTTTGGGCAGAACTTAGATGATGCTGGACATGTTTTTATATATTTGATATCGCTTTCTCTAGTAGGCTTATTACAACAGATAATTGGATTATTTTGTTGGCAGAACTTGTACAGTTGATCTTGTAGGTGTATCACAACAAATAATTGGTTCTTTTGGGCAAAACTTGAGAGAGatatgatatatatttgatttaTTTCTGTATAAGGTTTACTAAATATCTTTATTTCTTTCCCTTGTAGGTTTAATAGTCATCAGGACATTGCTATGGAGAAATGGCTAGATCCATTGAGATATGCCGTGAACATTCCTCTTTTGAGGGAAGCAAAAGTGATAGGGCTGATTAGACAAGAAGATCTTGATGCACCATCTACAGCCAGATATGAGTTGACTAAACCAGGTATAAAACTTGTTGACTCAATTCTCTCACTAGTTGTCATAAATCTGAAGAGAGGGAGAAATATCAGTCAGTTGTTGAAAGGGTATAACCTGATGGTGTCAACAAGATATGGGGGGTTGCAATGAAAAGCACGGCTATGCATGATGAACCGAGAGGTATTAGCAATAACCCTCTAGCCTATAGAGCTGCACGTGCCTTCATGTTCGAGGTATTTAATGCTTCGGTTGGAGGCTGAGCTTCCGGGAGGAGTCATCAATCTTCTTGACTTGTTAGATGATGCAACCAGTGTGGACAAACGGTTGATCACATATCATGGTAGTGTTTTGTCACCTCAGATACTGATCCACCTATATCATTGAGTTGATATAGTATTGGAAGGACTTAAGGTGTTTGGTACGGCAGAAGAGCTCCAGGCAAGAGATGGGATTCTATCAGACTTTCCTGATCCGGACACAAGTGATAGTTGGTGCTTCCATGATCAGCACCCGTTCCTTGAGTACTGGCTTGATttcaccaagaagaagaaacatcaAAGGAAGAGCAATCCGGGAGTGGGTCCCCCATGGTCAGAGTGTGACTACGGAACATCATTGATGAAGCTTCATCCTTACAGCCCGCGTGCTTCTTCTCCAGTCTTGAAGTTTGATATCTTGGATGTGCAGAGGTTGCTATCGTTTAGATTCTCCATGTATCCTTGGGCAGTCCAACAGGGGTTCAGTGCAAGAGGAATGTTTGACATGTTGAAGATGGTGAGCATGTGTCTTGAGAAGGTGGCATTTGGAGATTGGACAGATGTTTCCTGTGGTGTTGTTGTACCCACTGTGTAGTGACTGTTGGTAGATGTAGTTGTTGGTAACAAAATGATCCCCAAGAGAAATTGTATGGAGATGAGCCAATGgatgtattttgttttgataTTGTGATTCTTCTATCTGGAATGCACTTTTAGCTTCTCCTTGTGCTGTGTAGTATTAATGCTTTGCTCTGTCACAAATTTATATATTTTCACAGTGAGTATTTTTCTCCTTGTGCTGATCCTTTGTTTTGTCAtaaatccatttttttttctttccatggTGAGTGAGTGTTGAGTTGAGTTTTGATGACACGAAGTTGTCTGGACAGAAACATGGAGATTACAGTCAGGATGTAACTGGAGTCCTGTTTGTGATACATTGTATATATGGTTTAGAGCTAACAGGAGGATTCATTCAATTAGCTCTTGTATTTGCTTTCGCTCTTGAACCTGCTCCATCAGACACCGGAAAGAATAAAACCCAGCAAATTATCATCCCGCCTGTATTTTTGTGCTTTTCACAGTGAATTTGGATGACATGAAGTTGGCACATTAGTCTCTGTCTGGTTTGTAGATTCGATGATACAATGACATACATTGTATGGTTTAGAGGTAACACGAGGAGTCTGAGTCTGGAATAAGAAAAGAGGCCATCGTTTGCTTAGGCTCCATCAGAATCAGATACGAAAACAGAATAAATACGAGAcccatggcgccgccgacggcgaggCTGCTCCTCCGAACACCccgcctctccctctccaccgccgcagcATCGCTCTTCTCGCCGCCCTCCAAGGCCGTCCTCTACGACCAACACGGCCCTCCCGACCAAGTCCTAAGGTActatctctctctccatcgacctctcttctcttccccaCTAGGAGTATTATTAGATAACCATCTGGCGGACGCCTGTGCCAAAGGGTGGCGGACGTGCcgccggtggagctcgggGAGCGCGACGTGTGCGTCAAGATGCTGGCGGCGCCCATCAACCCCTCCGACATCAACCGCGTCCAGGGCGTCTACCCGGTCCGGCCTCCCGtcccccccgccgccgtcgccggctaCGAGGGCGTCGCCCAGGTCCATGCCCTCGGCCCCGCCGTCACCCGGCCCCTCTCCCCCGGCGACTGGGTCATCCCTTCCCCGCCCTCCTTCGGTACCCCTATTTTTCTCTTCCTGCTGCCTCACTCCCCATTTTTAGCTGTCCCTCAAGTCCGGAAGAGCTCAAATTGATGGAATTCGCTTGCTTGCAGGAACGTGGCAGACCTACATTGTCAAGCCGGAGCACGTGTGGCACAAGGTCCGCGACGACGTGCCCGTCGAGTACGCTGCCACTGTCACCGTCAACCCCTTGACGGCGCTCCGGATGCTGCAGGACTTTGTGAAACTCAGTCCTGGTGATCACCGTCGCCCCTTGCTGCTTCCTTCTTAGCATGCCTACTCATTTATTTCATATGTTATTAGGCGATGCTGTTGTCCAGAACGGCGCCACCAGCATCGTCGGCCAGTGCGTTATTCAGCTCGCCAAAGTGCAGGGGATTCGCACCATCAACATCATAAGGGACAGGTGCAAATCCAACCTGGAATCGATAATACTGCCCCTATCTTAGTTTtctgcatcatcatc carries:
- the LOC100829535 gene encoding enoyl-[acyl-carrier-protein] reductase, mitochondrial; amino-acid sequence: MAPPTARLLLRTPRLSLSTAAASLFSPPSKAVLYDQHGPPDQVLRVADVPPVELGERDVCVKMLAAPINPSDINRVQGVYPVRPPVPPAAVAGYEGVAQVHALGPAVTRPLSPGDWVIPSPPSFGTWQTYIVKPEHVWHKVRDDVPVEYAATVTVNPLTALRMLQDFVKLSPGDAVVQNGATSIVGQCVIQLAKVQGIRTINIIRDRPGSEEAKEKLKQLGADEVFTEGQLDVKNVKSLLGALPEPALGFNCVGGNAAALILKLLRQGGTMVTYGGMSKRPVTVSTSSFIFKDLSLRGFWLQKWMSSDKADDCRRLIDYLLGLVQEGKLKYEMELSPFDDFGLALDKALGKHGSQPKQVLRF